The region ATCAATCTGAACAGCAAGGAGAGCACCGAAAGCGTTTTGCTGTCTTCTTTGAAAAACGCATAAAGTGTACAGGAAACAAGAACATCCAATAGAATTATAAGCGCAATACCGAATAGCATCAACACATACAACGGGTAGTTCTGAGCTAGATTTTGTTCCGATAAATCTAACGAATTAACGTCGTACAGTTTTGGAAAAGCAAACCCTAGTGAGAAGCCTGCCACAATAGCCATAAGAATAAGAGACCATCCTGAAGTTTTTGCTAAAGTTCTCATTTCTGAATCCAGAAAAATACATTAAGAGGCTAAAACAATAGCCGTTCCAAGATGAACGGCCCGTAAGAAACGAAGCAAAAATAAGCGGCCAATCATCCCTCGTCCTTGAGAAAAGTCAAATCAGCAACTGATTACTAGTTTCCTGTCAGTTCACCAAAAAGATAATAACCTGTTGGACCGAGTCGGGAACTGCCGGAGCCAGATCAGCAGCACGCCTAGCCATAAACCAACGGACAATACCAGCAGCCATTCGCCCAGGTGAGGAACGTAACTACCTGCCTGTTGCCAGATTGATTCGGCCACCAGCGCGATTTCTGTCAAGACAAAAAACAGCGTGATCAGGCGTATCGCCAGTACCGAACGGCGAAGGTGCTCTTGTTGAACTGCCCAGGCCAGCAGAAAAAACGTGATGACCCCAATAAAGACGAGATGTAAGTACGCAATCACCAGATTACGTTGCGTATAGGCCAGTCGGGTAGCCCAGGGGAATACCGATAGTAGTTGCAGAATCAATTTCAGGGCAAAACTCAGAAACGCCAGTCTGGCCACACCATAAGCCTGTGGGGTAAGATGCTGGGTTAGATGAACCCGTTTTTGCCAGAGCCACCACAGAAGCCAGCCCCCGGCACCCGCTTGCAGAAGGGCCGCTATGCCCCCGACCAGCCACACCCAGGCCGGTGGATCTGTCCATAGTGCCGACAATGCCAGTGTCCCGAAGGCCGACAGCGCCAGAGCCGTTACAAACTGGTTGCCAGCCTGCTTTGTGGGCATCAAATGCCAGTGTTCAAGCCACCGGACCAGCAGTGCAAGGCAGCCAAACATAAACCACCCATTATAAAGAAAATGCAGGTAATAATAAATGGACAGGGGATACCAGATCGTGTCCTGAAGGTGTCGGGCCTTAAGGATGCCAACCGCATAGGGGCCAAGGGTCGATAGAGCCAGAAAGAAGAGGCCCCACCTGACGAGCCTGGCCGACAGGCTTTTATCAGAGCGGAGGTCCCGCCAAAGACACCAGGCCATGTAATAGGAAACGAAAACATGTACTGTTGACGCCACAATTGATCCGGTAGCATATCCCTGAATGGGGAAAAATACGAGCATTCCGAAGATAGACGCCTGAAACCCCAACCAGATTTTTCGATAGGCCGCCGAACGTATCCCCGACCCGAACGCTGATACCAGTGCCAGAAACAGCCCATTGAACGCCCAGCCCAGCAGCACCACATGGGAGTGTGCGTGGAGTAAAAAGGGATAGCTCAGACCGGCCACCGGGTAGACTAATTGGTACCGGATCAATACCCCTATGGCACCGGCCACTACCCACCAGCCCAACGCTGTTTTCCAGGCGTTGGGTGGCAAGGGTGTGGTGGAAAAATGTTTCATGGATGCTCCGTGGAGGATAGAACAGCTAATCGTTTCAACACCGATAAGCCCCCTTCTATGTCCCGTACCATATCGTGTACTGTCAGCGTTTCGAGCGAGTGCTGGAGGGAATCCCGAAACCCAATAACGTGTTGATGCAGTGGGCAGGGCTTCTCACTGTTGCATTCGGGCAGACCCAGAAAGCACCGGCGAAACATACCCAGGCCATCAATAGCGTCCACCACGTCGATGATGGGCGTTGTGAGGGTTCGTTCGTTCGTGAAAAACCCCCCATTCGGCCCTTTGGTGGAACTGATGATGTCCCGCCGGACAAGCCCCTGCATGATTTTGCCCAGGAAGGGTTGAGGCACGTTCAGTTCAGCCGCCAGTTCATGAACACCAATTTTGTTTACGGCGGTACTTTTCAGGGCTAGATAAGCCAGTCCCCGGATTGCATAGCCACTCGTTTTAGAAATCATAAACGTATTGGGTTGTTGTTCGGCCCTTGCTGAACCGCCAGGGTAAACTGTAGCCAAAATAAGCACCTTTAACCATAAAAGCGTATCGACTCTATTTCTCAAGAGCTATAGCCTTTGGAAACAGGATATTATTTTCGAGGTGAATGTGCTGCATTAGATCGGCTTCGAGTTCGGCCAATTTTGTCAGCATCAGGCGGTGTGAGTTACAGGCATCCGCCGGGGGTGTGTAGTCATTCGTAAACTCCCGAAGCTGGAACAATAGTGACCCGGCATACTCATGTTCATGCTCCATACAATCGACGGGTGCCTTGATGGATAAAGGCCGCACGGGCAGAGATGCAGCGGGATTACGTTTGGCAGTTGCCAGCTCTTTAATGATCGGAAAAAGCGCGATTTCCTCCTTCTGTAAATGTGACAGCAAATCGGCTTTTAAAGCTAAGTAAGCCTGCTCGACCAGATACAGCGTTGGGTATCGGTCGCCGTGTTTGGCGGCTACTTTCACGACAAGTTCTTCGATAAACGGTAGGTTATCATAGAGGTACCCGTGGTGCACGGTTAACACATAATCAGCCAGAAACCCCAATTCCCATTGATCGAATTTTTCGGAAGATCGGCGTTCTTCTGCCGGGAGCTTATGTAAGGCGTCCAAGACTTCCTTTAAAGGTACGTCGGCTCGTACGCAGGCTTCGAACAGGGTACGTTTTCCATTGCAGCAAAAATCAATGCCCAATCGTTTAAACACTTCGGCCGTCCGAATGTCGGCGGCAACGATTTCACCTACTGTCCGGGCAGGTGTCTCAAAATCAAAAGTCATATCCATAGTATAGTAGTAAGCGTGTTCACGGTGTGGTCCGCAAATTTTAATATAAAGATAACGAGGTCTTTTATTCTGTTTATTGACAAACAAAAGCTGGTTGACTGATTTTCGTCAGGATTCAGGCCGGTGGGAGGGGACTACTTTTGCGTATGGCTATGAAATCATCTTCGTTTGTTCCGGTGCTGTTGCCCTTTGCCATGCTCTCGCTGGTGTTGGCTGTTTTAACGGGATTGGTGCGGTTGGGCTGGGGTATTCCAGTGTCCGAAACGGCCGGACAGCATGGGGCGCTTATGGTTGGCTCGTTTTTAGGGACCGTTATTCTACTCGAACGTGCCGTCGTGTTCAGAAACCGCTGGGCCTTATTGGCTCCAGCTCTCAACGGATTGAGTCTGCCCGCCTTTTTGTTGGGCTGGCCAGTGGCCGGGATCGGGCTATTGATCGCAGGAAGTTGTAGTATGGCACTGATGACCTACCTGTTTTTGGTACGCTACCGACACGGCTATTATTACCTGTTGTTTGGCGGGAGTGTCTGCCTGGTTATCGGGCATGTGCTGGTTCTGAAAACCGGCTTTTATCCGTTGGCTGTTCCCTGGTGGATTGCATTCTTATTACTGACCATCGTTGCCGAACGACTGGAGCTGAGCCGTTTTTTGCCCATAAAATCCTGGCAGCGTCTGCTCTTGTGGGGAGCCATTGGGCTAGTTGTGGCTGGGATCGTGAAGCCGTTTCACGGATTTGGGCAGGCGCTAATGGGCATTGGTATGATAGCAGTAGCTGCCTGGCTGATTCGGTTCGATATGGCGGTCAAGTCACTTAAGAAAGCGGGCCAGCCCCGTTACAGCGGAACGATGTTGTTGCTGGGTTATGGCTGGCTGTTGCTCAGTGGGTTGTTGTTTGCGCTGCCGCCTGTGTTTCCCTTTGCCTACGATGCCAGCTTACATACGTTTTTTGCGGGCTTCGTTTTCTCCATGATCTTTGCGCACGCCCCCATTATTCTGCCGGGAGTTCTGGGCAGACAGGGTGTATTTTACCACCCGATTCTTTACCTGGGTAGTATTGGGCAACTGCTTGGTCTCCTGGTTCGTACGCTGGGCGACTGGCAGGGCGATATTGACTGGCGGATGACGGGCGGGCTCATGCAGGGAGTTGCCATAGGCGTCTTTCTGATCTGTATGCTGTCCATAGCCCTCAGAAGCAGGGTAACGGGTAACTCAATTGACAAATCTGCACTCTTGACCCATGGATTCTGACGAATCGGTAAACGTTCGGGCTTTTTGCGGGTAACTAAGACATCGTACATCGGCAAGGTTGTAAATAGTTTCTTGGGTTTTCAAAGTAAAACAGGTCCTGTAGCGACTTTACGGTTTACTGATCATTGCTTATTTAAAATGCCTTTACGTTCTAGAGATTGGTTTGGCCGCACCGGAAAAGACGGCTTTATATATCGTGCCTGGATGAAAAATCAGGGTTTCCCGCATCATGAATTTGAAGGGAAACCCGTTATCGGCATTTGTAATACCTGGTCGGAATTAACACCCTGCAACGCCCATTTTCGCGAACTGGCCGAAGCCATTAAACGGGGAGTATGGGAAGCGGGTGGTTTCCCGCTTGAGTTTCCGGTCATGTCGCTGGGCGAATGCCAGATCAAACCCACGGCCATGCTGTTCCGGAACCTGGCCAGTATGGACGTTGAAGAAAGCATCCGGGGTAACTCCATCGACGGCGTTATTCTGATGTGCGGCTGCGATAAAACAACGCCTTCGCTGGTGATGGGAGCCTGTAGCGTCGATATACCCACCATGGTGGTGTCGGGTGGGCCAATGCTGGCCGGCCGTTTTCAGGGCCGGAAGATCGGAACAAGCGACCTCTGGCGTTTTGCTGAATCCTTCAAGATGGGCGAAATGAGCCAGGCCGAATTCGTGGCCGCCGAAGCGAGTATGGCCCGTAGTCAGGGCCACTGCGCCGTGATGGGAACGGCCAGTACCATGGCGGCTATGGTCGAATCGCTCGGGCTGTCATTGCCCGATAACGCCACCATTCCAGCCGCCGACTCACGCCGGAAAGTGCTGGCCCATATGACGGGTGTACGGATGGTTGAGTTAGTGAAAGAAGGAACTAAACCATCGCAGATATTAACCCGGCAGGCGTTCGAAAATGCCATTATGGTCAATGCCGCTCTGGGCGGATCAACGAACTTCATCCTGCACCTGACGGCCATTGCCGGACGGGTTGGCGTCGATTTATCACTCGATGATTTTGATACGTTGTCGGCAAAAATCCCTTTGCTGGCGAATTTGCAACCCTCCGGCGAGCACTTCGTTGAAGACCTGTTTTATGCCGGTGGTCTACCTGCCATCATTCGCGAACTGCGGAATGTACTGAACAACGATGCCCTGACGGTAAATGGAAAGTCAATCGGCGAGAACTGTGCCGATGCTAAATGTTATGATCCGGCCGTCATTGCGTCGGTCGAACAGCCGTTCAAGCCGGAGTCGGGCGTGGCTGTCTTGCGGGGTAATCTCTGTCAGAATGGTGCCGTTATAAAACCTTCAGCGGCAACACCTGCCCTGATGCAGCATACGGGCCGGGCCGTTGTATTTGAAGATATTGACGATTACAAAGCCCGTATCGACGACCCGGATCTGGATGTCGACCCTAGCTGTGTGCTTGTTCTGAAAAATGTGGGACCAAGGGGGTATCCGGGTATGCCCGAAGTTGGCAATATGCAGCTACCCGCAAAAATTCTGGCACAGGGTGTCCATGACATGGTGCGTATCTCGGACGGGCGCATGAGTGGTACCGGTTTTGGGACCGTGGTGCTGCACGTTTCGCCGGAGTCGGCCGTGGGGGGTAATCTGGCGCTGGTTCAGAACGGCGACCTAATTACGCTCGATGTGGAGAACCGGAGTTTACACCTGCATGTGTCGGATCAGGAACTGGCGGCTCGCCTGGTGCATTTTAAGCCAGTCGATCTGGGGTACGACCGGGGGTACGTCAATCTGTATATCCGACATGTGACCCAGGCCCACGAAGGTGCCGACTTCGATTTTCTGCGGGGGGCTTCGGGTAGCGAGGTGAAGCGCGATTCGCACTAGATACACTACCGGCCTAAGCAGGCTATTTACTAATAAACAGACCTGTAGTTATGCCTGAATGGCGTAGCGGCAGGTCTGTTTGTTTTAGTCAGGTTCGTACGGTAAATCAATAGACACTGAAATACCAGAAATCTGGCGTTAAACTAAGCCAGATACTGAGGTTGTTATTAGTATATACTATTAGTTTAAATGTTGTATTAGGCGCGGGTAAACGGTACTATTATTGTGGTAATTTCTAATAAACCACACAACTTGATTCCGTGATCCGCTATTTTTCCCTCCTTCTGGTTAGCTGTTCGACATTACTGGCGCAGACACCCAATCTTACATTAGAGTTGATCACATCTGGTTTCTATCGACCCTGTGATGTGGCTGTAGTAAGTGATACTAAATTTCTCGTTGCGCAGACAGATGGCAAGATCAAACTGGTAAAAAATGGACAACTGACAACCTTTCTGGATATTGGCAGCAAGATCGCCGATCCCGACTGGGGAGGTATTTTCGGGTTTACCCTGCATCCTCAATACGAAACAAATGGGTATATCTACGTTCACTATTCCCGGAAAGGCGATATGGCTTCATTGATCGCCCGCTTTACGAGGAACAGCGCGAATCCGGATGTGGCCGATTTGAGCTCAGAAGTTAGTATTCTTACAATTCCTTACCCAAATGGAGGTCACCGGTCAGGCCGGGTTGGATTCGGGCCGGATGGCTATCTTTATATCACAACGGGCGATTCATCGCCGGGTGCCCGTAACTCAATTGGGGACCCGGCTAAACTGGCGCAAAATCTCACCGACCTACACGGTAAATTGCTCAGGATTGATGTAAACGGTGGCTTCCCGTATGCTATACCCCCCACCAATCCATTTGCCAGTCCGGCGGATGGTGTGCCCGACGAATTGTATGCACTGGGTCTTCGTAATCCCTGGCGCTGGAGTTTTGACCGGCAAACGGGCGATTTCTGGCTGGGTGATGTCGGTCAGGACGACTGGGAGGAATTAAATTTCACCAGTGCCAATGCACCCGCCCCGCAGAACTACGGCTGGCCCTGCTATGAAGGGAGCCATACCTATAATACAACCTGCCCACCGGGCAGCACGTACCATATGCCTTTGCTGGACTATGCCGGGTATAGCTCGGGTAAAGATGCCAGCATAACGGGAGGCTTCGTTTACCGGGGAAGTAAATATCCTGCTTTAAGGGGCTGGTACGTCTATGCCGATTATGCACGAGGCACTTACTGGACCCTAAAGCGGGAAACGAACGGCACGTTTCAAAACACGCAACAGTCGATTTCCATCTCATCGAGTCCTGTTTCGTTTGGCGAGGGGCCGGATGGCGAACTGTATGTCGTTTCGCTGCTGGATGGCAAACTCTACAGAATCAATGTATATACCATTCAGAGTGTACGAAACGGCAATTGGAACAGCCCATCAACCTGGAATTGCAACTGTGTTCCTACGTCGGCAGACGTAGTGACGGTCTCAACCGGCCATACGGTTACGGTTAATCAGGCTTCATCGGCTAATCTGCTGATATTGACGGGTAAAATCCAGATTTCTGCCGACGGCAAGTTAACTTTTTGATAACAAGTAGGGGAGACTAAGCAGTAAAAGCCCAAAAAATGGGCTTCTACCAAAAAGCTGTTAAATTTCAGTTCGATCAAACTGGTCGAAGACGAAACCCATTTTATGATTGATTTTAGGAAGCAAACGGTGCTAATCACCGGGGCCGGACAAGGTATTGGTTTCGCCATTGCGCGGGCGCTGGTTCGGCAGGGAGCTAATGTGGTGCTCAATGATTATGACGAAACGCTGGCCAAAACGGCAGTCGATGCCATTCTGAACGAGGAGCAGTCCGCATCGCCGGGGCACTGCATTGCCTGCCCCGGCGATGCCTCCGATGTTACATTTATTCAACGACTGGTCGATACAACCGTCAGCGCATTCGGAGGTGTGGATATTGCCATTGCCAATGCGGGCATTACCATTTTTGGAGACATTTTTACGACTACGCCCGATGCGTTTCAAAAAATAGTTGACCTTAATTTACGGGGTAGCTTTTTTCTGGCACAGCTTTCTGCCAAACAGATGCGAGAGCAGGGACGGGGGGGGAGTGTACTGTTTATGTCATCGGTGGTGGGGCATCAGGCGCATCCCGGTCTGCCGGTCTACAGCATGACTAAAGCGGGTCTGGAAATGCTGGCGAAGCAACTGGTTATCGACTTTTCGCCCCTGGGTATCACCGTCAACGCTATCGCCCCTGGCGCAACGCTTACTGAAAGAACGCTCGACGACCCAACCTACATTCCAATCTGGTCACGTATTACCCCGATGGGCCGCCCCGCTACGGTAGATGACATTACCAATGCGGCCTTATTTCTGGTATCGCCCGCATCCCGGCACATCACCGGCCAGAGCCTGGTGGTCGATGGTGGCTGGACAAGCATCAGCCCACCTCCGGTGGAGTAGTGGAGTTGTTGATTGGTAAAGTAGTTGATTAGTGGAGTGGTAGAGCAGTAAATTGGTGAAGTGGGTTGGTTGTAATCTACATCACTACTTCCTGCTCCACCACATCACCATTCCACTACTTCACTTCCTTCCCAATGTAATCAGCACTACGCCGACCAGGGCTATGGCTGCACCCAGAAACGACTGGCTTGAGAAAACTTCGCCCGCGAAGGTCGTGCCCAGTAACATGGCTACCACCGGGTTGACAAAGGCGTACGTTGACAGCAGTTGTGGACTGGCATTGCGGGCCAGCCAGGAGTAGGATGAGAAGCCGATGATGCT is a window of Spirosoma linguale DSM 74 DNA encoding:
- a CDS encoding hypothetical protein (KEGG: aeh:Mlg_2044 cytochrome d ubiquinol oxidase, subunit II); the protein is MKHFSTTPLPPNAWKTALGWWVVAGAIGVLIRYQLVYPVAGLSYPFLLHAHSHVVLLGWAFNGLFLALVSAFGSGIRSAAYRKIWLGFQASIFGMLVFFPIQGYATGSIVASTVHVFVSYYMAWCLWRDLRSDKSLSARLVRWGLFFLALSTLGPYAVGILKARHLQDTIWYPLSIYYYLHFLYNGWFMFGCLALLVRWLEHWHLMPTKQAGNQFVTALALSAFGTLALSALWTDPPAWVWLVGGIAALLQAGAGGWLLWWLWQKRVHLTQHLTPQAYGVARLAFLSFALKLILQLLSVFPWATRLAYTQRNLVIAYLHLVFIGVITFFLLAWAVQQEHLRRSVLAIRLITLFFVLTEIALVAESIWQQAGSYVPHLGEWLLVLSVGLWLGVLLIWLRQFPTRSNRLLSFW
- a CDS encoding transcriptional regulator, BadM/Rrf2 family (TIGRFAM: transcriptional regulator, Rrf2 family~PFAM: protein of unknown function UPF0074~KEGG: tbd:Tbd_0336 BadM/Rrf2 family transcriptional regulator) translates to MISKTSGYAIRGLAYLALKSTAVNKIGVHELAAELNVPQPFLGKIMQGLVRRDIISSTKGPNGGFFTNERTLTTPIIDVVDAIDGLGMFRRCFLGLPECNSEKPCPLHQHVIGFRDSLQHSLETLTVHDMVRDIEGGLSVLKRLAVLSSTEHP
- a CDS encoding iron-sulfur cluster repair di-iron protein (TIGRFAM: iron-sulfur cluster repair di-iron protein~KEGG: sbl:Sbal_3989 hemerythrin HHE cation binding domain-containing protein) — protein: MDMTFDFETPARTVGEIVAADIRTAEVFKRLGIDFCCNGKRTLFEACVRADVPLKEVLDALHKLPAEERRSSEKFDQWELGFLADYVLTVHHGYLYDNLPFIEELVVKVAAKHGDRYPTLYLVEQAYLALKADLLSHLQKEEIALFPIIKELATAKRNPAASLPVRPLSIKAPVDCMEHEHEYAGSLLFQLREFTNDYTPPADACNSHRLMLTKLAELEADLMQHIHLENNILFPKAIALEK
- a CDS encoding conserved hypothetical protein (KEGG: dar:Daro_3949 hypothetical protein), coding for MAMKSSSFVPVLLPFAMLSLVLAVLTGLVRLGWGIPVSETAGQHGALMVGSFLGTVILLERAVVFRNRWALLAPALNGLSLPAFLLGWPVAGIGLLIAGSCSMALMTYLFLVRYRHGYYYLLFGGSVCLVIGHVLVLKTGFYPLAVPWWIAFLLLTIVAERLELSRFLPIKSWQRLLLWGAIGLVVAGIVKPFHGFGQALMGIGMIAVAAWLIRFDMAVKSLKKAGQPRYSGTMLLLGYGWLLLSGLLFALPPVFPFAYDASLHTFFAGFVFSMIFAHAPIILPGVLGRQGVFYHPILYLGSIGQLLGLLVRTLGDWQGDIDWRMTGGLMQGVAIGVFLICMLSIALRSRVTGNSIDKSALLTHGF
- a CDS encoding Dihydroxy-acid dehydratase (PFAM: dihydroxy-acid and 6-phosphogluconate dehydratase~KEGG: hypothetical protein LOC100209598), whose translation is MPLRSRDWFGRTGKDGFIYRAWMKNQGFPHHEFEGKPVIGICNTWSELTPCNAHFRELAEAIKRGVWEAGGFPLEFPVMSLGECQIKPTAMLFRNLASMDVEESIRGNSIDGVILMCGCDKTTPSLVMGACSVDIPTMVVSGGPMLAGRFQGRKIGTSDLWRFAESFKMGEMSQAEFVAAEASMARSQGHCAVMGTASTMAAMVESLGLSLPDNATIPAADSRRKVLAHMTGVRMVELVKEGTKPSQILTRQAFENAIMVNAALGGSTNFILHLTAIAGRVGVDLSLDDFDTLSAKIPLLANLQPSGEHFVEDLFYAGGLPAIIRELRNVLNNDALTVNGKSIGENCADAKCYDPAVIASVEQPFKPESGVAVLRGNLCQNGAVIKPSAATPALMQHTGRAVVFEDIDDYKARIDDPDLDVDPSCVLVLKNVGPRGYPGMPEVGNMQLPAKILAQGVHDMVRISDGRMSGTGFGTVVLHVSPESAVGGNLALVQNGDLITLDVENRSLHLHVSDQELAARLVHFKPVDLGYDRGYVNLYIRHVTQAHEGADFDFLRGASGSEVKRDSH
- a CDS encoding glucose/sorbosone dehydrogenase-like protein (KEGG: geo:Geob_0942 glucose/sorbosone dehydrogenase- like protein); protein product: MIRYFSLLLVSCSTLLAQTPNLTLELITSGFYRPCDVAVVSDTKFLVAQTDGKIKLVKNGQLTTFLDIGSKIADPDWGGIFGFTLHPQYETNGYIYVHYSRKGDMASLIARFTRNSANPDVADLSSEVSILTIPYPNGGHRSGRVGFGPDGYLYITTGDSSPGARNSIGDPAKLAQNLTDLHGKLLRIDVNGGFPYAIPPTNPFASPADGVPDELYALGLRNPWRWSFDRQTGDFWLGDVGQDDWEELNFTSANAPAPQNYGWPCYEGSHTYNTTCPPGSTYHMPLLDYAGYSSGKDASITGGFVYRGSKYPALRGWYVYADYARGTYWTLKRETNGTFQNTQQSISISSSPVSFGEGPDGELYVVSLLDGKLYRINVYTIQSVRNGNWNSPSTWNCNCVPTSADVVTVSTGHTVTVNQASSANLLILTGKIQISADGKLTF
- a CDS encoding short-chain dehydrogenase/reductase SDR (PFAM: short-chain dehydrogenase/reductase SDR; KR domain protein~KEGG: tgr:Tgr7_0904 short-chain dehydrogenase/reductase SDR), with amino-acid sequence MIDFRKQTVLITGAGQGIGFAIARALVRQGANVVLNDYDETLAKTAVDAILNEEQSASPGHCIACPGDASDVTFIQRLVDTTVSAFGGVDIAIANAGITIFGDIFTTTPDAFQKIVDLNLRGSFFLAQLSAKQMREQGRGGSVLFMSSVVGHQAHPGLPVYSMTKAGLEMLAKQLVIDFSPLGITVNAIAPGATLTERTLDDPTYIPIWSRITPMGRPATVDDITNAALFLVSPASRHITGQSLVVDGGWTSISPPPVE